The DNA sequence ATGAAGCTGGAAAAACCAAAGGCTCGTGTTGTATCAATCTGGAAGAACATGACAGTACTTGAGCTGTCCAAGGCCATCGAGAGAGACATTGGTATGTGGATCAGTGTGCCTTGCATTGCCTGTGCAAGTGTTTTCGAATATGTTCACCTCACTGTGGAATGGTTGTTTTTACTCACATAATGAAGGACTGACAAACGGAAAATTTGTATATTAGCTGTGGGGTTTAGTGAGTGCTGTGAGCATTTTCTCCCAATTGTCATCATTTGGAAGGTATGTTTGTTTACATGGAGTATTCTTTttgactcctttttttttccactccagACACAGTGTTTGAAATCTTCCTGTACGTAGATGGCAGTGACCATTATGACGAACCTAATGCCCCCATCACTAACTTACGTGTGGCCCAAGAGACAGTGAAGCGAGCTGGCCTGAGATTCAAAATAGAGGGCAGTCCAGTGAAGGTGGAACAGGAGACCAAGAACAAGGATGCCTTCAGAAGGTAGCATGAGGGTTGTTGTCATCAGGTTCCCACAGAAGTGAGGTCTTTCTGTAAACAAGCCAgaccttttctttattaatagcTGTTTTAAGCTCTTCCAGTCCATGATGTACATTAAACCCTTTCTATATGTGTCAGTTAGGTAATGCAGACACCCTCTTTTATAAGAAGTGTCAGTAACTGTATCATCCAAAAATACCCTATTTTCTTCTGTATGTCATCATAAAAGTAACTTATAAGTAATCAAACACTGATGGTGATTAAACTGTATGCTTGAAGTGAAGGGCCCAGCAGCACAAGgttgtggatggatggagatgaGATTGTAGAGAAATTCAGGAACATTCTTCCCAGGGACTGTATTTATCATGGGCCACTCACTGATTCACAGGCATCTGTTCACAGCTGCTAAGCGAGTAGTGCAGGAGTTACTTATGAATGCCTTGTGATTCTCTGGAACCAAAAGAAGAACACTTGTCTCTGAAATTTAGTTAGCTAGAACATGATTGTTATGTTAAATCCACTCAGATcaccagcagaagaagaaaaattggtGCGACGGCCACCAGTGGTCACTATCATGGGCCACGTTGATCATGGGAAGACCACCCTCCTGGACAGCCTCCGAGACACCTGTGTTGTTCAGTCAGAGCATGGTGGCATCACCCAACACATTGGAGCATTCTCAGGTCAGCAAACCATAACCAGAAAGCCACACCAGTCACACAGCTGATGTTCTCATCTCACGTGATCTCTCATCCTCCTACACCAGGAAAATCTTATTTATCATGTCATAGATAAACTTTAGGGCATTAGTGTATGGGTGAATCGTTGATATCACCTTGTTTCCGCAATCTTTACCCACAGTGCAGCTGGAGAGTGGAGAACAGGCAACCTTCCTGGACACTCCTGGCCATGCTGCATTTGGGGCCATGCGGGCACGGGGCGCCATGGTGACTgacgtggtggtgctggtggtggcagcggaTGATGGGGGTGATGGCCCAGACCCAGGAGTCCCTCAAGCTGGCCCAGGAAGCACATGGTGAGTAGAGTTACTTGTTTACATGTATGGCATGTTGACAGCTCTCAGTATAGGTATTATTTTATTAGAAGTCAaattttttcattctattcattcttataattttttGACTAATGACACCCTGAGGGGAATCCATTTGTCCTTATGACCTCAGAGGAAGCCAGAAAATTTTGTTGAATGAGTAAAGCTGTGCACAAGATATTCAGTACAGATCATGTTTTCTGTGATGCAGTATACCATCCTCCCACAGCCACAGCCTCCACACTgcctgtttgtgttgatttttattaatcttctcAACTgtctttattccctctccccctccagtGCCAATTGTGGTGGCCATCAATAAGGTGGACAAGCCTGAAGCAGACGTGGTGAGTATCTTACAGTAACTGTTCTGATGCCTGTTTCCTGGAACCTGAGAGGATAGCTTTAGACTTCAGGCCATGACACTTCATCCTTGGtcactccagtctctctctctctctctctctctctctctctctctctctctctctctctctctctctctctctctctctctctctctctctctctctctctctctctctctctctctctctctctctctctctctctctctctctctctctctctctctctctctctctctcttaagtacTGTACATCTTTCAGATAAGAGGGTTGCCATCCTTTCATAGTCTCCCTATCTTGTTTCCCTTTCACAGACATGTAATCCCAATGTCTGTAATTCTtatactttatatatttattttcacttgtaATTCCATAATTACTATTAAGATGTAGCAGTTTTTCtcattgttctttcttttagttattttttcatCCCTGTTTAATCTAGAAACTTATTATTATCTCCCACCATTCCTTTCCTGCCCACCAGGCCGGCACAAGGAAAATGCTACTTAATGCAGGATTGCAGTTGGAGGAGCAGGGTGGAGAGGTGCAGGCAGTGGAGGTGTCTGCCCTCACTGGCCATAACCTAGACCAATTAGTTGAGGCTGTGGTGACCCAGGCAGAACTCCTGAACCTGCGCTCTGACCCTACTGGCGCCGtggaaggtgtggtggtggagtccAGGACAGATCCTGGTAGGGGAAAGGTGAGTGGAACTGGGCATTAAGGGATTGCATCTCATGTCTTCCTAGATGTACACTATGCCTTCCACTTAGATGTATTTGATGCGCTCCACCCATTCATCATGTCATTTTAATTAATAGCTGTACTCGTATTCTTCACATGGCACAGGTGGCAACGTGTGTCATCCAGCGGGGCACACTCAGCCGTGGTGCCGTGTTGGTGGCAGGAACCGCCTGGGGCAAAGTGAGAAGCATGTTCAATGATGCTGGGAAGCCTATCATGTCTGCCCCTCCAGCCACTCCGGTCCAGGTGTGTTGAAATGGAGTGTTTCAAGACTATATTAGGTGATATTAAACAGTTCAGTTAGAGATGGAAAATGAGGAGGCTTTTTGTTATGAAGTTCTGCACTTCGGAGTTActtatgtatttctttctttttacatttaattGAATTATAACATTTATCTCTAACTGCATGCTGTCCCACATGCTTAGGAGATGGCAAGCTGTAGGAAACACTGGAATTACTCAggtccctcccttccacctctctgTAGGTGATTGGGTGGCGACAGTTGCCTTCAGCTGGGGATGTGGtgttggaggtggagggggagcaTCGTGCTGCAGAGGTGGTGGAGTGGCGGGAAGCTGTCttgaagaagcagcagcaggaagatgATGCAACAGCCATTGAAGAGAAGTTGCAGGAGCACCTCAAACAGTACCGAGCACagcgggaggagaaaaggaaaatgggagtaaggtgggaagggaagatggagcaCGTTGGTTCATCATTGTaaaagtatttgtttttttatcagtttgtaACCATTTGACTGCTACAAACATTATGACACTTTCTGCTTCATTTGACTTTCCTCCCAAATTTTTTAAAGTAAAAATTTAGCTACaagcactttaaggtttggatTACTCAATCATTCACTTTACCTGTGGTATCTTttgaaaatacacttgaaatTTATACTGGACCATTTTATTAAGTTTGAAAAGAAGCTGCAGCACTTGGAGGACTAAGAAGTATTTCCTAGGAATACTTAAATAAAAAAGTCTTTCTTTAAAAAAACTCCATTGCTTTAGTGTCATTGACATCAATGCTTTGTGTTGAGGTAATGCTGGAAGTGAGTTAGTCTCATACCACAGTTGGCCAGCCTCTCCTCACAAAAGAGGCACAAAACTACAAAGTTTCCTGAGTATAATAATTCATAGAAGTTAATCCAAAAGCACTTAATCCTCCTTTCATTGGTAATATTAGGaagttttgctttgtttcttcacaGCTGTTTGACTTCCTTCACTTGCATCAGTGCTGTGGCTGGTACAGTTATTatattttaattatatatacatatttcttaCTGTTAAAGAAGCTACTGTGTTTTTAAGTATGTTTGTGTTGAAAAAAGATGCATACACTTTCACTGATGAGATGAAACCGATTAAAAGTGACATGTTCATTTGTCAGGTCATTTCCTGTAAGTAAACAGTACACATCCTTCTTGgaccccattccctctctcagttgttcttatgctcttatctcctttcagattgttttgtttttcactcacttttatttttattttgctctgTTGTCATTCATGTAAGTTGAAAACTTTAatgttctacacacacacacacacacacacacacacacacacacacacacacacacacacacacacacacacacacacacacacacacacacacacacacacacacacacacacctttgaacAGTGCTACATATTCTCAGGGGTACATGATTCACATTATGGACATCACTGCCATGAAGGTGTCCATTAACTGCCATGGCTCAGCTGTCCATCTTCTTGGTGGCAGGTACAAGCTACGCAAGCGAGGTCCCCGGCCAAAggagaatgtggaggaggacGGGCCACCCAAGGTATCACTTGTGCTGAAAGGAGATGTAGATGGATCAGTGGAGGCCTTGCTGGACACCTTTGACACCTACCATGGCACAGAATGTCACCTGGACCTAATCAGTTATGGCGTTGGACCTGTCACTCCCAGTGATGTGAACATGGCTTCCATGTTCTCAGGTCAGAGATGGACTTGAGTGCAACTGTGTGAAACAGATCAAGTGTGGTCATACCAGGCCATTTGGTTGTGCTGGAGTCAAGTTATGTTCTCATCAAGTCTGTAATGACCAGGATGCTTTAAACTGtatttaatttagtttttagttttgaAATGTCAGAAATGTTATCACTTCAATATTATATTCACATGTTGATAGCAGACCAGTTATTCTAGAGTCtttatgtaaatatataaaacttaTGAAACAAAGTCACTAACACACAGCCCCATGTCATTATGACTGCTGCATCCCCTCACAActtcttcactcctctctccgTCAGGTATTATCTACACCTTCAATGTGGAGGTTCCAAAAGAGGTGCGGACGTTAGCCTTGAAAAAAGGTGTGACCATCTCAGAACACACAGTCATCTATCACCTCATTGACCATCTCAAGGAAAGGATCTCTGCACAGTTGCctatcaaggaggaggaggaagtacttGGTATGTTACAACCTTTCCTTGCCTTAATTGTATGATGTGCAGGTTGAGCTTCCAGTCTGATGTATTATGCATGAGCCTAGTACTTTGCTAcctaaataaagaaatacttaAGCAAATATAGGTTTGCAACCTTATCTTGTGAGAGTGAAGATGTAGGTGAGGTTTTGCATTTCAGATTTGATGCTGATCATATGAAAGTGCTTAGGAATGTATGTAATGACTAGTAAGTTGTAGTGAACAAAACCCCCATGAATAGGTCCAGTCTTGCAGTTGTTCAGAGCTGTCAGGAGGGTTTACCAATCTTTTGTGTAGACTTGCAATGATTGTGTCTTATTTTTACATCTGTGGTGAATCCTTTAAATATTTCATGGTGTCAGTGTGAAATTATTCCTATTTGGCTAGCCTGGGAAAGAAGAGTTGGTGAAGCTGCAAAATTTTGTGATAGCATTCAGCATAACATTCAACTAATCCCTCAGACTCAGATTATGATGCTGTAGTTTGCTTTGAGACTACAACTGAGATCTTTTTGTGCTGGGAAACATCTAAAAATAGACCAATATTTCTCCAGGTGAAGCAAATGTTCTGGAGGAGTTCTTGATCACTGAGGGACGCAAGAAAGTTCCAATTGCTGGGTGCCGGTGTGTGAAGGGCAGCCTAAAGAAGAATGCCTTGTACAGGGTGGTGCGAGGCCAAGAGACAGTCCATGAGGGTGAGTTGATGTTTTGTTATGGCTGGGGTCTGTTCACCTGGAAATGCATAGTCTGTTCCAGTGCCGCTTTTGCAgaaattattgaaagaaaaactgCTATGAACACTGTGTTACAAAAGCATTACCTGTATTCTGGAAGCCTGCATATTTCATAATACCATGTAAACTtgtttttcattactattattatatttatttcatttatatatattttttaatcatCCAAATGTTAAAGTATAGTTACCTGCCATGATAATAATGTGGCCTTTTCAAAACATGAGATAGGTTGGGATGGATGAGAAGTTTTGTAGATCATGTAACACTGCACCACACACCTCTTTTCCCTTCAGGTGAACTGTCATCCATGCGTCacctgaaggaggaagtggaaagcataacaagagggaaggaatgtggtCTGTGCTTTGCTGACCACGACCTCAGATTTCAGTCTGGTGATACACTGATCTGCTACAGAATCAAGCAGGTCCCTCAGACAACAGACTGGGATCCTGGTTTCTAAGGCTCACatgttaaagattttttttttttttttttttttttttttttttttttttttttttttttttacatacagtaGGCCATTTCCCACACACGTGAGGTGAAGCATGAGGAAAGGGTGGAGTGCAGGAATGTATTTCAGTCCAAAGTAATGAGTTGCCTGCAGACTGTCCAATGGATGTTTAGTTTTACAGTGGATTTGCAGGACATTTGTACACatgcactttattttttctcattttcacatAAACTGTCTctagctttttttattttcttccgttATATATTTGGAGTATCTTTCATAATATAACGTGTATTTGTAGGAATGCATGTGCATGTACACATTTAAGAATATATACATATcctcacacagacacagatacaTATTGtaatttttagtaattttccttgtcaaatgttaattttatttgttaatACATGAGACCAATCACTTCAAGATTTTCAGAATCTTCAGGTCATAAGTACAAGAACAAAGTGTTACTCATTAGTTCTCTGTTTCAGCCAACTCCATTTTCCAACACACCCTCGCACAGTCATCCTCGTCAGTATTCCCTTGAACACTTACATTCATCACTCTGCATAAGTGTGACCACATTTTGAGGATGGACTAAATGGTGGATTGGAACCATGTAGCACATCACCAGGATCTAACTGAGTCTTATGGTTTCACTTAGGGAGCTGTAGTGCATGTTGTATGTCTCCATGTTGTAGAATGCAGCTATAAGGGATATGAGCAGTGCTAGAAATTACTGATTTCCCCGCATACCATAAAGAAATAAGTCACTATTTGAATTTTTGTTCTGCTCTCTCCTTGAATATCACTACACGTGCGTGGAAACTGGCAAAATGTATGGTAAAATgccgttgtttttgttgtgttgttattatattaagaaatagTATTACGTCATATGATGTAAATATAAAGTTGTTTTATATGATCGTAGTTTTGTGAAATTCCATCATAACCTAGTTCACTCTAACTCGAGGACTGAAGGCAGTTCCTTCCTCGCCTGGCTTGATGTAAATGCTGATCCCGTAATGGTAGATTTCTGGCCATCATGGAGAAGAATAAAATAGCTAAGGCCAGCGGTGTTCCACGCTGACCTGCGGGATGACTGCTCAAACACTTGACACAATTTCctttaaaaaatatacaaaacgcTGACACTAACGACATGGGAAAATTCACAGCTGAGATATAGTGACGCCGCGCTTTGTGACACGCTTGTGCTATACTGAGAGACGGTGCAGCACAGTGTTACGTGAGGGAACAGACGCATCTTTACAGTAGAGCAGGCATCTCTACTTCCGGGTGTAGCCTTGTATGGAAGGCTAGATAGCATGCAACTCCGAAACCGTTGTGTCCCGAGAGGACCTTCGAGAATGGCTTGGCGGAATTCTATCTTGAAAGTCATGAATGGATATCACGGTCTTTACAAAACTTCCACCATCGAGAAGGAAGATTTCTATtcgataatgtgtgtgtgtgtgtgtgttatctgtgAAATGCTCGTTATTGACATCAAGCTCACTGATAACCTTTTATTTTATCAGAAGGAAAACAGTCAGTGTCCAGACTCATTGGCTAAGCATTCTCTTCTCAGTGACCCCAGCCAGGCTAGCCCTACATTTTTGGCGGCGGCTGCATTGCTTCACCATTCTTGTGCTTAATTGTCACAAGTTTGCTTACGATGTTCTCATTATTATGGTGTGAATGACAAAGGCGGATAGGCGCGGCGGCTACCTTTTACTGGATATCTGTGCTGCTCTTAATTTAGGTATGATTTtttaggtgtttgtgtgtgagtcaCTGCAGTGTTAAGGAAGCTATGGTAAGACGTCACTCGAGCATTGCTGATTCGGGGatcgtattctcaaacgtttcagcATCAATCTTGTTTACTCCCACCAGACTTCGGCATCAGTCACTGGGCTTGTTAAGGATGTCATGATTCTGATGGTCTAACAAAGGTTTTCCATTATGAGGCATAGAAAGACACTCATGAGCATCCGATTTATCATTTATGTGGCCTTTTTAAGGTTTATTATGAGAACCTAAAGCGTTACAAAAATGCTAGCATAGTTATACTGTATAAAATTAAATATTACCATGAACACGCATATTAAGCACCAGTCGGTAAACGACCTTGCTTCTTCATACCAGAGGGTAACAAATGTAAGGTCACCATGCTGGGCCGATCTGTGGTtggaatggtggtggtaagggcTCGGggcttcctccccttcccaccctCCTGGCCGCCACCCCCACCGACCTGAGTGCACCTTGTCCTCGTCGCCAGACGGCAAGCAAGCCATGAGGTAATAAATGATAAGGTCGTGCCGTAAACACTCTTCACAAACCCAGCCAACACAACTGATAAAATACTAATGTTAGCTGCATGTGGCAACCCGTGTACGTCTCAGTCTGCCCACAATATATGTAACACCTgcgtaattgtgtgtgtgtgtgtgtgtgtgtatcagaaaATGTATGTGTAGTGTGAATGTATAAAGTTTAAAATGCTCGTGCAATGTACGAGTATCATGTGGCAGGTGTCGTGTGAGAGGCAGACAGAATACCAAGGGCAGAGCTCAACCCGTCACCCGCGCTATGCGGCCTCGCGTCATCCTCTATCTACAACTCGTCAGTCTAGAGATATTTTAGGGACAAAGTGTCTCGAGCACCAAACGGCCTGACGCCTATTTACATTCAGGCCTatctgtcttgaggatcacCTGACCTGAGGCCTGTATGACCATCCGCCCCAGTACTAAATGACTAACCGAGGACATGAGGTCAGCGCGGGTTGTATTGTGACATCAGCTGCCCCACCGCCTCACACACTCCTGGTTGAACACAGCCATCCTCCTACCCTTATGTGTGACAATAATGagcagaaagggagagagaaaataaataaataaataaataaaaaggaaaaggaaaaatgtgtaaaaacAATGGGTAATAAGTAAATCAGTCGGTaaatgtctgggggggttccactcataccgctcttctagacagggtggaatcaaaagcttttcgtctcatcaactcctctcctctaactgactggcttcagcctctctctcatcgccgcaatgttgcatctctagctgtcttctaccgttattttcatgctaactgctcttctgattttgctaactgcatgcctcccctcctcctgcatcctcgctgcacaagactttcttctttctctcacccccattctgtccacctctctaatgcaagagttaaccagtattctcaatcattcatccctttctctggtaaactctggaactccctacctgcttctgtatttccacttcctatgacttgaattcctttaagagggacgtttcaagacacttatccttcatttttttttactctgctttggacacttttatgagactggcatctcagtgggcttttttttatttattggatttttgttacccttggccagtgtccctcatacataaaaaaaaaaaaaaaaaaaaaggaaaaggaaataggaagggaTGGGGCTGATGATGCGCTGCAACTCGTGATGTGGACATCCTCGTCCAGCGTGTGTTGCTTGCCGCTCACACACTCAGAGATGAGAACATAGTGAGTTGTGGCGCATTACGAGAGAAAATTAGAATAATAAAAGCCCTTGGTCTTCAATGTGACTGCGGTGGCTGATGGTTGAGACgactttgttttgtctttttgtgtatttttatatttcttatttgAATTTTAATGGAATACTTATtgataacatttatttattttttcgtcacATTCACTTCGCAAAACTGGCGTGTTGATGGCGTGGTGTTGACtgatttatttatgcattcagATGTTTAGTCCCAGTGGCAGGAGGCAGCCTGGAGCCGCACTCTCAAATGTCTCGACGTCTTATCTCGACTGCTTTCATCAGGCTCCAGTGGAAAtcactggggttttcaaggacgttttcAAGTCTAGTGATAGTTAAATAAGTGTTCGCATCCTAAATGCGGATCAGCGGAACTATAGGTAGCCCTCCTCTGTATTGCTATTCCAACGATG is a window from the Scylla paramamosain isolate STU-SP2022 chromosome 11, ASM3559412v1, whole genome shotgun sequence genome containing:
- the LOC135105160 gene encoding LOW QUALITY PROTEIN: translation initiation factor IF-2, mitochondrial-like (The sequence of the model RefSeq protein was modified relative to this genomic sequence to represent the inferred CDS: deleted 1 base in 1 codon) — encoded protein: MLSRSLVVGRWLAQREIRPLWQALQGVERPALLGTRYRVLGAAPCLLCGQLPRTAFHTSAALSKRRKDKDAKNAIQLNPKAMKLEKPKARVVSIWKNMTVLELSKAIERDIDTVFEIFLYVDGSDHYDEPNAPITNLRVAQETVKRAGLRFKIEGSPVKVEQETKNKDAFRRSPAEEEKLVRRPPVVTIMGHVDHGKTTLLDSLRDTCVVQSEHGGITQHIGAFSVQLESGEQATFLDTPGHAAFGAMRARGAMVTDVVVLVVAADDGVMAQTQESLKLAQEAHVPIVVAINKVDKPEADVAGTRKMLLNAGLQLEEQGGEVQAVEVSALTGHNLDQLVEAVVTQAELLNLRSDPTGAVEGVVVESRTDPGRGKVATCVIQRGTLSRGAVLVAGTAWGKVRSMFNDAGKPIMSAPPATPVQVIGWRQLPSAGDVVLEVEGEHRAAEVVEWREAVLKKQQQEDDATAIEEKLQEHLKQYRAQREEKRKMGVRYKLRKRGPRPKENVEEDGPPKVSLVLKGDVDGSVEALLDTFDTYHGTECHLDLISYGVGPVTPSDVNMASMFSGIIYTFNVEVPKEVRTLALKKGVTISEHTVIYHLIDHLKERISAQLPIKEEEEVLGEANVLEEFLITEGRKKVPIAGCRCVKGSLKKNALYRVVRGQETVHEGELSSMRHLKEEVESITRGKECGLCFADHDLRFQSGDTLICYRIKQVPQTTDWDPGF